A section of the Lathamus discolor isolate bLatDis1 chromosome 6, bLatDis1.hap1, whole genome shotgun sequence genome encodes:
- the SRP14 gene encoding signal recognition particle 14 kDa protein: MVLLESEQFLTELTRLFQKCRTSGSVFITLKKYDGRTKPVPRKGHVESFEPADNKCLLRATDGKKKISTVVSSKEVNKFQMAYSNLLRANMDGLKKKDKKSKNKKSKATQ, translated from the exons atggtgctgctggagagcgAGCAG TTCTTGACGGAGCTGACCAGGCTCTTCCAGAAGTGCAGGACGTCGGGGAGTGTTTTCATAACGCTGAAGAAAT ATGATGGCCGAACAAAACCAGTACCACGCAAAGGCCATGTAGAAAGTTTTGAACCAGCAGACAATAAATGTCTTCTAAGAGCAActgatggaaagaagaaaattagcaCAGTG GTGAGCTCCAAGGAAGTAAATAAATTCCAGATG GCGTATTCAAATTTGCTGAGAGCTAACATGGATGGcttgaagaaaaaagacaagaaaagcaaaaacaagAAGAGTAAAGCAACACAGTGA